A segment of the Bacteroidales bacterium genome:
CGGGGTTTTGCATAATTTTACCATACAGTCCGGCGGGCGATGGTTCTTCATCAATATCGAAAATTTTAGCGTCTTCGCCCAAGGTATTATGAATCATAAACATCTTGTTCTGGGCAATCTCGCGCGATTTTACTAATTCTGCACCCTTCTCGGTAGGGAAAAAATTCACGATATATAACCGCTCGAAAACCTTTTTACTGATGCGATTGATACGTCCCAAACGTTGAATTACTCTTACGGGATTCCAAGGAATATCATAGTTGATGATCATTCCTGCTCGGTTGAGATTAAACCCTTCGCTCAATTTATCGGTACAGAGCAAAATATCGTAATTGTCGGTCTGATGAGGATGGGCTGCATCAAAATTTTTTACAATAGCTTCGTACTTCTCTTGTGTAAGATTACCTCTCACTACCAACGTGCGTTGCTCTAAACGAGGATCAGCTTTTTTGATATACTGATAGAGATAATCGACCGTATCGGCATACTCCGAAAAAATAATAATTTTTCTCTTGGGTTTTTCCATTCGAGCAGAATCTCCAAATCTTTCATTGAGGTGTTTTATCAAGCAAGCAGCTTTAGGATCCTGAGTCAAAAGCTCATACTTGTTTAAGCGTTCTAGGATTTCGTCGAAAAGCTTAAGGTCGGAGTGAATATCTTCAATAAATTTAACTTTTTCAGCAAAGGATCCGATTTTGTATCGCTTATGTTTTTTGGGATAAACACCATTGCGAATTTGGGCTTCATATTCGTTAAGTTTTTCTTCGATTTCATCCTCATCGGAAAGTTTTATGATATCTTCGAGCAGGGTGCGATCGAGAATATATTCACCATCAAGCGGATTGTCTTTGCCGGTTTTTTTTATAAAATCGAGAACCGTTTGAGTGATTCGTCGGAAATTGCGTATAGTTTTTTCGAATGCACCAAACGAACTTTCGAAACGTTTGACAATCAAACGTCTCATGAGGTTATAGAGGTTTAACTGCTGGACAAATTCGCGGGTCTTCTGGGAATCTTTTTCTTTGATGGAGGAAACTCCCACTTCGTATTCGTAAGGGCGATAGATGGCACCCGTAAATCGTCCTCCTTCGGCGGGGTCAGCAAAGTACGAGCTTATGATTTCATCATAAAACGCCGACTGCTGAGGGGTAAGTTCGTAGAACCATTCAATAGGATCGTCGACAATCGAAAGTTCTTTCACTTCATTGCTATAGTCGGGGTTTTTCTGCAAATCAAGCCGATTACGACGTATCGTAATAGGTTCAATAACATTGCGAATTTTTTTAGCTAATTGTCGGGTTCTTCTTGTCACCTTCGATAAATTAATAGTTTCTTCTTTGAAAAGCTTTTTATAGTATTCTCGAGCTTTAGATTTTTTTGTAGAATCTTTCGACTGCCAGTTTTTTCGGATATAAGCAAGCATGTCAAATTCGTTGCTAAAGCTTCGAAACTCATCGATTATATTGCTATCAAGTGTAATCGACGACTTTCGAGGCACAATAAACAGGTTGAGCAAAGCAAGAATATCGTCGGGGCTGTTGTTGAAAGGGGTTGCAGTAAGCAAAATAACTATGCGCCCACGACATATGTTCTTGAGAAGCTCATATCCCTGAGTATCGGGGTTGCGAAAACGATGAGCTTCGTCGACAATGATTACTTCAAAATCATTGTGTTCCTTGATATACTGAAACGTTTCTTCGAGCTTTCCTATCGACCTTACCTCCCAGTCGTGAAGTTCAAACTGATCGAGATACTTATTCCAACCCTCAGTTTTATTATCGTCACCTATCAAACCTGGAGGACATATGACCATGCCACGTTTTTTTAAAGCCTTGGCAATGGCACAGGCTATAATGGTCTTTCCAAGCCCTACTACATCGGCCACAATTACCCCATGATGCTTTTCAATGATCGATAAACCCATTCTGATAGCATCGAGTTGATATCGATAGCTTTTGTAGCCTATTTTTTCAAGAAACTGCGGAATATAAGTACCTATGTCTTTATGCTCATACGATTCAAGATACGATTTAAGTACCAACAGATAAGCCTCGAAAGGAGAGATTTTTTTAACATGCGTTTGATGTTCAACGATTTCAATGAGGCGTTTTTTAACATCCTCCCTTTCGGTTATTATTACTGCTTGTTCCCAAAGTTTATCAAAATATCGCTCGGCATCGTCGAATCCATAATCTGAAATTTCAACATTAAACTCGTTTTGTTTGGAAAGACCGGCTTGTGTTAAATTGCTGCTACCGGTAATGAATAAGCTTTTCGTAATTTTTTGTTGGTCGTCCAAATTAAAAAGATAAAGCTTGGCATGATTGGGCTCAAAAGTTTTCCGGATTTCGATTCTACCTTCAGCAATAAGTTGCAAGAAAAATCCAACCTGTTCGTAAAAGTCTTTGTTGTCGAAATCATCACTATTTAAAGCCCGCCGAACAGATCGATATAAA
Coding sequences within it:
- a CDS encoding helicase-related protein, with translation MSNFITNNPTRELKKRITEIIAFSRELKFLVGFFYFSGLRELMQALQDKKDVKLKILVGLDVDQVNGRLLEYANNEYLSDEEKIESLYRSVRRALNSDDFDNKDFYEQVGFFLQLIAEGRIEIRKTFEPNHAKLYLFNLDDQQKITKSLFITGSSNLTQAGLSKQNEFNVEISDYGFDDAERYFDKLWEQAVIITEREDVKKRLIEIVEHQTHVKKISPFEAYLLVLKSYLESYEHKDIGTYIPQFLEKIGYKSYRYQLDAIRMGLSIIEKHHGVIVADVVGLGKTIIACAIAKALKKRGMVICPPGLIGDDNKTEGWNKYLDQFELHDWEVRSIGKLEETFQYIKEHNDFEVIIVDEAHRFRNPDTQGYELLKNICRGRIVILLTATPFNNSPDDILALLNLFIVPRKSSITLDSNIIDEFRSFSNEFDMLAYIRKNWQSKDSTKKSKAREYYKKLFKEETINLSKVTRRTRQLAKKIRNVIEPITIRRNRLDLQKNPDYSNEVKELSIVDDPIEWFYELTPQQSAFYDEIISSYFADPAEGGRFTGAIYRPYEYEVGVSSIKEKDSQKTREFVQQLNLYNLMRRLIVKRFESSFGAFEKTIRNFRRITQTVLDFIKKTGKDNPLDGEYILDRTLLEDIIKLSDEDEIEEKLNEYEAQIRNGVYPKKHKRYKIGSFAEKVKFIEDIHSDLKLFDEILERLNKYELLTQDPKAACLIKHLNERFGDSARMEKPKRKIIIFSEYADTVDYLYQYIKKADPRLEQRTLVVRGNLTQEKYEAIVKNFDAAHPHQTDNYDILLCTDKLSEGFNLNRAGMIINYDIPWNPVRVIQRLGRINRISKKVFERLYIVNFFPTEKGAELVKSREIAQNKMFMIHNTLGEDAKIFDIDEEPSPAGLYGKIMQNPDKAEEESFYTKVLNRFNEYKNKYPDIVDRLANLPNRIKVVKPSEHDNLILVFKKNRLYIRMLQPTNNGVDIQEVSLETVLDEIECQPDTEALPLDNDFWQQYEMIKKFEPKVESSISEQSVEKIALNKLDYWIRSNKPELLPIKPFLRMLREDIIDYGTLSQYTLRRIANLNNDNSNFQKIVDEINVLRNELGDHYLEKEKTRLPKSAPEIIVAIKNKQKARNKASASEMESETSIPFSEV